The Acidobacteriota bacterium genome has a segment encoding these proteins:
- a CDS encoding alpha-L-fucosidase, producing the protein MTKWILFLCVAALAAAACSSVDAPEPAPFGAVPTERQMIWHGMEMHAFIHFGPNTFSGVEWGDGRESPDLFHPTELDCRQWVKVLKDAGMEGVVITAKHHDGFCLWPSQYSTHTVRESSWRNGQGDVLRELSEACREFGLKFGVYVSPWDRNHPAYFTDEYNTVFKNMLEEVMTGYGDVYYLFLDGAFSVGPDGRRQEYDWDGFVEVVRRLQPDCVIFSDAGPDVRWVGNEDGHAAETNWSTVHSGVFYPGIPGVSDQLLTGHEDGDLWIPTEVDVSIRPGWFYRESEDAAVKSVGHLIDIWYRSVGMNGNLLLNVPPDRRGIIHENDIRALMGLRAHLDAAFAENLALGGKAEATNVRSNSRKYDASQAVDGDPETYWATDDGVTSASLEIDLAEPATVGTVLLREYIRLGQRVRAFAVEAHVDGDYLEVARGTTIGNRRILRIPPLETRKLRIHFDAKAAPLISTVAVYR; encoded by the coding sequence ATGACAAAGTGGATACTTTTTCTTTGTGTCGCCGCCCTGGCCGCGGCCGCATGCTCGTCGGTCGATGCACCCGAACCCGCGCCGTTCGGGGCCGTGCCCACCGAACGCCAGATGATCTGGCACGGCATGGAGATGCACGCCTTCATCCATTTCGGGCCGAATACGTTCTCGGGCGTTGAATGGGGTGACGGGCGGGAGTCACCCGATCTTTTCCATCCGACGGAGCTCGACTGTCGCCAATGGGTCAAAGTTCTGAAGGACGCCGGGATGGAGGGCGTCGTCATCACCGCCAAGCACCACGACGGATTCTGCCTCTGGCCTTCGCAATACTCAACCCACACCGTTCGGGAGAGTTCCTGGCGAAACGGACAGGGCGACGTGCTTCGGGAACTCTCCGAGGCCTGCCGGGAATTCGGCCTCAAGTTCGGCGTCTACGTGTCACCTTGGGATCGTAACCACCCGGCGTATTTCACGGACGAATACAACACCGTCTTCAAGAACATGCTGGAAGAGGTCATGACCGGGTACGGCGACGTCTATTACCTGTTTCTCGACGGGGCCTTCAGCGTTGGCCCTGACGGGCGGAGGCAGGAGTACGACTGGGACGGCTTCGTCGAGGTCGTCCGGCGGCTGCAGCCCGACTGCGTCATCTTCAGCGACGCCGGTCCCGACGTCCGTTGGGTCGGAAACGAAGACGGGCATGCGGCCGAGACGAACTGGTCGACTGTCCATTCGGGCGTCTTCTATCCGGGCATTCCCGGCGTGTCCGACCAGTTGCTGACCGGCCACGAGGACGGCGACCTGTGGATCCCGACCGAGGTCGATGTCTCGATCCGGCCGGGCTGGTTCTACCGCGAAAGCGAGGATGCGGCCGTCAAATCCGTCGGGCATCTGATCGACATCTGGTACCGCTCGGTCGGGATGAACGGGAATCTCCTTCTGAACGTCCCGCCGGACCGGCGCGGCATCATTCACGAAAACGACATCCGGGCGCTCATGGGTTTGAGGGCACATCTCGACGCGGCTTTCGCCGAAAATTTGGCTCTCGGCGGCAAGGCGGAAGCGACGAATGTTCGTTCCAATTCCCGGAAATACGACGCTTCTCAGGCCGTCGACGGCGATCCCGAAACCTACTGGGCGACGGACGACGGCGTCACATCCGCATCTCTGGAAATCGATTTGGCCGAACCCGCCACCGTCGGGACGGTTCTTCTCCGGGAATATATCCGCCTGGGTCAGCGCGTCCGCGCCTTTGCGGTCGAGGCGCATGTCGACGGAGACTATCTCGAGGTTGCCCGGGGAACGACGATCGGCAACCGCCGGATCCTGCGGATCCCGCCCTTGGAAACCCGCAAGCTCCGGATCCACTTTGACGCCAAGGCCGCCCCCCTCATCTCGACCGTCGCGGTTTACCGCTGA
- a CDS encoding ABC transporter permease: MKKFANLLKKEMRELVTAQLIISLAAMVFLFNFIGRVSRKEVEKAMGVQTIAVLDLDRSPSSRGILTGLETARFKIESMEGKTHDEAVEAAGQSEAKLLLVIPEGFGDSLQSLVPREVETYSFMRSFSLIGARGQVIVRAVISALNDAASDSFLREKLPDHDPDGLKNPIRTRDFVIVKDRMAEGSANEVAGLVTSQSLLIPVILMMIVIYSSQMVISAVAMEKQNKTLETLLTVPIRRTSIITAKMLSAGLVGLISAFVYMIGFRSFMGGMGTDDIRAAAGAAGEGIMRQLGLYFDAGGYVVLGASLFLAILVALAMAMILGVLAEDFRSAQTMIMPLMFMVLIPYFISLFADIMTVSLPVKILIWAIPFSHPFLVSQHLYLGNSGMIVGGLAYMLVWFVFLVGFAAKIFSTDRILTMKLRFGKKKAQTV, translated from the coding sequence ATGAAAAAGTTCGCCAACCTGCTGAAAAAAGAAATGCGCGAGCTGGTGACCGCACAGCTCATCATCTCCCTTGCCGCCATGGTGTTTCTCTTCAACTTCATCGGCCGGGTCAGCCGCAAGGAGGTCGAGAAAGCCATGGGCGTCCAGACGATCGCCGTCCTGGATCTCGACCGAAGCCCGTCCTCCCGGGGGATTCTTACGGGGCTCGAAACCGCCCGCTTCAAAATCGAGTCTATGGAAGGCAAAACCCATGACGAGGCCGTCGAAGCCGCGGGACAAAGCGAGGCCAAGCTCCTCCTGGTCATCCCCGAGGGATTCGGAGATTCGCTGCAGAGCCTCGTGCCCCGGGAAGTCGAGACCTACTCCTTCATGAGAAGTTTTTCCCTGATCGGGGCCCGCGGCCAAGTCATCGTCCGGGCGGTCATCTCCGCCCTCAACGACGCCGCCTCCGACAGCTTTCTCAGGGAAAAGCTCCCGGACCACGATCCGGACGGTCTCAAGAATCCGATCCGCACCCGGGACTTCGTCATCGTCAAGGATCGAATGGCCGAGGGCTCGGCCAACGAGGTCGCCGGCCTGGTCACCTCCCAGTCGCTCCTGATTCCGGTCATCCTGATGATGATCGTCATTTACTCGTCGCAGATGGTCATTTCCGCCGTGGCCATGGAAAAACAGAACAAGACTCTGGAAACCCTGCTCACCGTGCCCATCCGACGGACCTCGATCATTACGGCCAAGATGCTGTCGGCCGGGCTGGTGGGATTGATCTCGGCTTTCGTCTACATGATCGGTTTCCGGAGCTTCATGGGGGGAATGGGAACGGACGATATCCGGGCCGCCGCCGGGGCCGCGGGCGAAGGAATCATGCGGCAGCTCGGCCTCTACTTCGATGCGGGAGGCTACGTGGTCCTCGGAGCGTCCCTGTTTCTGGCCATCCTGGTCGCCCTGGCCATGGCCATGATCCTGGGCGTCCTGGCCGAGGATTTCCGAAGCGCCCAGACCATGATCATGCCTCTCATGTTCATGGTCCTCATCCCCTATTTCATCTCCCTTTTCGCGGATATCATGACCGTCTCCCTGCCCGTTAAAATCCTGATTTGGGCCATCCCCTTCTCTCACCCGTTTCTTGTGTCCCAACACCTCTATCTCGGCAACTCGGGCATGATCGTCGGCGGTCTCGCCTACATGCTGGTCTGGTTCGTGTTCCTGGTCGGATTCGCAGCCAAAATCTTTTCGACCGACCGCATCCTGACCATGAAACTGCGTTTCGGGAAAAAGAAGGCGCAGACGGTCTGA